In a single window of the Streptomyces sp. HUAS ZL42 genome:
- a CDS encoding MFS transporter, whose protein sequence is MPELSHRRRLLVLAICCMSLLIVSLDVTVLNVALPAMQRELHASTSGLQWTIDAYTLVLASLLMLAGSTADRVGRKRVFMSGLIVFTAGSVLCSLAPNLDLLVAFRMVQAVGGSMLNPVAMSIITNTFTEPRERARAIGVWGAVVGISMAAGPLVGGLLVESVGWRSIFWINLPVGLAALLLTLRYVPESRAPKARRPDPVGQVLVIALFGSLTYAIIEAPESGFTTILPFATVAVVALLALLRYEPRRDEPLIDLRFFRSAPFSGATVIAISAFAALGGFLFLSTLYLQNVRGLNALHAGLWMLPMAVPTFLCAPLAGRLVGARGPRLPLLIAGVAMTASSALFAVFDAETSDVTLFIGYALFGVGFGFVNAPVTNTAVSGMPRTQAGVAAAVASTSRQLGQTLGVAVIGAVLAAGVGSSSYKAAFVSAAVPAWWILTACGAAVLILGALTSGPWARRTAQQTAERLRAAEVREAAGARA, encoded by the coding sequence ATGCCCGAGCTCAGTCACCGCCGACGTCTGCTCGTCCTCGCGATCTGCTGCATGAGCCTGCTGATCGTCAGCCTCGACGTCACCGTCCTGAACGTGGCGCTGCCCGCGATGCAGCGCGAGCTGCACGCGAGTACGTCGGGTCTGCAGTGGACGATCGACGCGTACACGCTGGTGCTCGCCTCGCTGCTGATGCTCGCGGGCTCCACGGCCGACCGCGTCGGCCGCAAGCGCGTCTTCATGAGCGGCCTGATCGTCTTCACCGCGGGCTCGGTGCTGTGCTCGCTCGCGCCGAACCTGGACCTGCTGGTCGCCTTCCGCATGGTGCAGGCGGTCGGCGGTTCGATGCTGAACCCGGTCGCGATGTCGATCATCACCAACACGTTCACCGAGCCGCGCGAGCGGGCGAGGGCCATCGGCGTCTGGGGAGCGGTGGTCGGCATATCCATGGCCGCGGGTCCGCTGGTGGGTGGCCTGCTGGTGGAGTCGGTCGGGTGGCGCTCGATCTTCTGGATCAACCTGCCGGTGGGCCTCGCCGCGCTCCTGCTCACCCTGCGGTACGTCCCCGAGTCCCGCGCACCGAAGGCCCGCCGCCCCGACCCGGTCGGACAGGTCCTGGTGATCGCGCTGTTCGGCTCCCTGACGTACGCGATCATCGAGGCGCCGGAGTCGGGCTTCACGACGATCCTGCCCTTCGCGACCGTGGCGGTCGTGGCGCTGCTCGCGCTCCTCAGGTACGAACCCCGCCGCGACGAACCCCTCATCGACCTGCGCTTCTTCCGCTCGGCACCGTTCAGCGGGGCCACGGTGATCGCGATCAGCGCGTTCGCGGCGCTGGGCGGCTTCCTGTTCCTGTCCACGCTCTACCTGCAGAACGTGCGTGGTCTGAACGCCCTGCACGCGGGTCTGTGGATGCTCCCGATGGCGGTCCCTACGTTCCTGTGCGCCCCGCTCGCCGGCCGCCTGGTCGGAGCCCGGGGCCCGCGCCTGCCCCTGCTGATCGCGGGCGTCGCGATGACCGCGAGCAGCGCCCTGTTCGCCGTCTTCGACGCCGAGACGTCCGACGTCACCCTCTTCATCGGCTACGCCCTCTTCGGCGTCGGCTTCGGCTTCGTCAACGCCCCCGTCACCAACACGGCCGTCTCGGGCATGCCCCGCACCCAGGCCGGCGTCGCCGCCGCAGTCGCCTCCACCAGCCGCCAACTGGGCCAGACCCTCGGCGTCGCGGTGATCGGCGCGGTGCTGGCGGCGGGCGTGGGCTCGTCGTCGTACAAGGCCGCGTTCGTCTCCGCCGCCGTCCCCGCCTGGTGGATCCTCACCGCCTGCGGCGCCGCGGTCCTGATCCTGGGCGCCCTGACCAGCGGCCCCTGGGCACGCCGAACAGCCCAACAGACCGCCGAACGACTCCGGGCGGCGGAGGTACGGGAGGCGGCGGGCGCCAGGGCGTGA
- the dusB gene encoding tRNA dihydrouridine synthase DusB: MPATPSLLRIGPHTVQPPVVLAPMAGITNAPFRTLCREFSSGKGLFVSEMITTRALVERNEKTMQLIQFDASEQPRSIQLYGVDPATVGKAVRMIAEEDLADHIDLNFGCPVPKVTRKGGGSALPYKRNLLRAILREAVSGAGDLPVTMKMRKGIDDDHITYLDAGRIAVEEGVTAIALHGRTAAQHYGGTADWDAIARLKEHVPEIPVLGNGDIWSAEDALRMVRETGCDGVVVGRGCLGRPWLFADLVAAFEGRTDFVRPTLREVADVMVRHATLLGEWIGDESRGVIDFRKHVAWYLKGFAVGSEMRKRLAITSTLEDLRAGLDELDLDQPWPAGADGPRGRTSGNNRVVLPDGWLKDPYDCAGVGEDAELDTSGG, from the coding sequence ATGCCCGCGACCCCCTCGCTGCTCCGGATCGGCCCGCACACCGTCCAGCCGCCCGTCGTCCTGGCCCCCATGGCCGGGATCACCAACGCGCCCTTCCGCACCCTGTGCAGAGAGTTCAGCAGTGGCAAGGGCCTCTTCGTGAGCGAGATGATCACGACCCGGGCGCTGGTCGAGCGCAACGAGAAGACCATGCAGCTGATCCAGTTCGACGCGAGCGAGCAGCCGCGCTCGATCCAGCTGTACGGCGTCGACCCGGCGACCGTCGGCAAGGCCGTCCGCATGATCGCGGAGGAGGACCTCGCCGACCACATCGACCTGAACTTCGGCTGCCCGGTGCCGAAGGTGACCAGGAAGGGCGGCGGTTCCGCCCTCCCGTACAAGCGCAACCTGCTGCGGGCGATCCTGCGCGAGGCGGTGTCGGGCGCCGGTGACCTCCCGGTGACCATGAAGATGCGCAAGGGCATCGACGACGACCACATCACCTACCTCGACGCCGGGCGCATCGCCGTCGAGGAGGGCGTCACGGCCATCGCCCTGCACGGCCGTACGGCCGCCCAGCACTACGGCGGCACGGCCGACTGGGACGCGATCGCCCGGCTGAAGGAGCACGTGCCGGAGATCCCCGTGCTCGGCAACGGCGACATCTGGTCCGCCGAGGACGCGCTGCGGATGGTGCGGGAGACGGGGTGCGACGGGGTCGTGGTCGGGCGCGGGTGCCTGGGCCGGCCGTGGCTGTTCGCGGACCTGGTGGCGGCCTTCGAAGGCCGTACGGACTTCGTGCGTCCCACCCTCCGCGAGGTCGCCGACGTCATGGTCCGCCACGCCACCCTGCTCGGCGAGTGGATCGGCGACGAGTCCCGCGGGGTCATCGACTTCCGCAAGCACGTGGCCTGGTACCTCAAGGGCTTCGCGGTCGGCTCCGAGATGCGCAAGCGGCTGGCGATCACGTCCACCCTCGAGGACCTCCGCGCCGGACTCGACGAACTGGACCTCGACCAGCCCTGGCCCGCCGGTGCCGACGGGCCCCGCGGCCGTACGTCCGGCAACAACCGTGTGGTGCTGCCGGACGGCTGGCTGAAGGACCCGTACGACTGCGCGGGCGTCGGCGAGGACGCGGAGCTGGACACGTCGGGCGGTTGA
- a CDS encoding CDP-alcohol phosphatidyltransferase — MRWLPWYGWRTRHPGAARVLYFATTLLCALLVFVCLQVPNTLAALKPVAFMRLPAEAVMGAVVLLSLPRRARIAVSAFAGALLGAMTLLNVLDMGFWDYLGRPFNVVLDWGLLDDAQSYLKDSLGEAATLGITVGAVALVVLLIVLVALATVRLGNLLARHRAGASRATLIVGTVWITCTALNLQIAGVPIASQHTAGALKVQARTIRDTLRDEAAFGKEAGRDTFGNTPAAQLVPDLRGKDVILTFIESYGRSAIEDPVMAPGVDRTLAASTRSLEKAGFHAKSGWLTSATYGGSSWLGHSTTLSGLWIDNQQRYRTVMSSDHLSLTKIFQKTGAWDTVGVMPGVQKAWPEQKYYGLDKVYNAFEMGYRGPKFSWSTMPDQYALEAFQRLEHGRTRDKPLMSEIILTSSHQPWAPIPRMVGWDELGDGSVFAGIEQAGHKAEDVIADTTKSRQEYGRSVEYSVTALTQWLERYGSDDTVLVFLGDHQPISRVSGNHASRDVPISIVAKDPKVLDKIAGWNWTDGLRPAHNAPVWKMSSFRDRFLTAYGSTPHPSG; from the coding sequence CTGCGGTGGCTGCCCTGGTACGGCTGGCGGACCCGGCACCCCGGGGCCGCCCGTGTCCTCTACTTCGCCACCACCCTCCTCTGCGCCCTCCTCGTCTTCGTCTGTCTGCAGGTACCGAACACGCTCGCCGCCCTGAAGCCCGTCGCGTTCATGCGGCTGCCCGCCGAGGCGGTCATGGGTGCGGTCGTGCTGCTCAGCCTGCCGCGCCGGGCGCGGATCGCCGTCTCGGCGTTCGCCGGTGCGCTGCTCGGTGCGATGACCCTGCTGAACGTCCTGGACATGGGTTTCTGGGACTACCTCGGCCGGCCGTTCAACGTCGTCCTGGACTGGGGTCTGCTCGACGACGCCCAGTCGTACCTGAAGGACTCCCTCGGCGAGGCGGCCACGCTCGGCATCACCGTGGGCGCCGTCGCCCTCGTCGTCCTCCTGATCGTCCTGGTGGCGCTGGCCACGGTCCGGCTCGGCAACCTGCTGGCCCGCCACCGGGCCGGGGCGTCGAGGGCCACACTGATCGTCGGCACGGTCTGGATCACCTGCACCGCCCTCAACCTCCAGATCGCCGGCGTCCCGATCGCCTCCCAGCACACGGCCGGCGCCCTGAAGGTCCAGGCGCGGACGATCCGGGACACCCTGCGGGACGAGGCGGCGTTCGGGAAGGAGGCCGGGAGGGACACCTTCGGCAACACGCCCGCCGCCCAGCTGGTGCCCGATCTGCGCGGCAAGGACGTGATCCTCACGTTCATCGAGAGCTACGGCCGCAGCGCGATCGAGGACCCGGTCATGGCGCCCGGCGTCGACAGGACGCTCGCCGCGAGCACGCGGTCGCTGGAGAAGGCCGGCTTCCACGCCAAGAGCGGCTGGCTGACGTCGGCGACCTACGGCGGCAGCAGCTGGCTCGGCCACTCCACCACCCTGTCGGGACTGTGGATCGACAACCAGCAGCGCTACCGCACGGTCATGTCCAGCGACCATCTCAGCCTCACCAAGATCTTCCAGAAGACGGGCGCCTGGGACACGGTCGGCGTGATGCCCGGGGTGCAGAAGGCCTGGCCGGAGCAGAAGTACTACGGCCTGGACAAGGTCTACAACGCCTTCGAGATGGGCTACCGGGGCCCGAAGTTCAGCTGGTCGACCATGCCCGACCAGTACGCGCTGGAGGCCTTCCAGCGTCTGGAGCACGGCAGGACGCGCGACAAGCCGCTGATGTCGGAGATCATCCTGACCTCCAGCCACCAGCCCTGGGCGCCGATCCCGAGGATGGTCGGCTGGGACGAACTGGGTGACGGTTCGGTGTTCGCCGGCATCGAGCAGGCCGGACACAAGGCCGAGGACGTCATCGCCGACACCACGAAGTCGCGGCAGGAGTACGGCAGGTCCGTCGAGTACTCGGTGACCGCCCTCACCCAGTGGCTGGAGCGCTACGGCAGCGACGACACCGTCCTGGTCTTCCTCGGCGACCACCAGCCCATCTCCCGGGTCAGCGGCAACCACGCCAGCCGTGACGTGCCCATCTCGATCGTCGCCAAGGACCCGAAGGTCCTCGACAAGATCGCCGGGTGGAACTGGACGGACGGCCTCAGGCCGGCCCACAACGCCCCGGTCTGGAAGATGAGTTCCTTCCGCGACCGCTTCCTGACGGCGTACGGGTCCACTCCGCACCCGTCGGGCTGA
- a CDS encoding glycogen debranching N-terminal domain-containing protein — protein sequence MTDRHHLLVYGGTFAAVGDSGDISGVRGGGSPAGLFVRDARHLSRWQLTVDGAVPETLTPVADGDTARCVLVPRGGRNEPPAYTLFREQAVGDGSFVESLRVTSNRPVPTTVRLAVTADADFTDQFELRSDHRTYAKIGAVRSRQVLDSGVEFTYQRGEWRSCTTVTAEPAPDGVEETGTGARRLVWTLDLEPHGTAELTLRVMARPHGEKRALRVPRSPAALNDQLIAAEGEFVEGVAFPTGWPELAAACARGLADLASLQVPATGPDGEELRVPAAGAPWFLTLLGRDALLTSLFALPYRPRPAAATLAALAAVQATETGTESVAQPGKIVHEVRHGELAHFGQVPYGRYYGSVDATPLFLVLLGAYVEQTGDTALARRLEPNARAAIGWMLDHGGLTSRGYLLYRADQGGLANQNWKDSPGAICSADGTRPAGPVMAAGAQGYAYDALRRTAWISRTVWQDEVYAALLEQAAGDLRDRFQRDFWMPEHSFPALALDGNGRQVDALASDAGHLLWSGLLDKEYGKVVGRRLLEPDFFSGWGVRTLAAGQPAYHPLSYHRGSVWPHDNALITLGLARYGLHDEARTVAHGLVDAATATGHRLPEVLAGYGRETHGEPVPYPHACVRESRSAAAPLALLTAVGGA from the coding sequence ATGACGGACCGGCATCATCTGCTCGTGTACGGCGGGACGTTCGCCGCCGTGGGCGACAGCGGGGACATCAGCGGCGTGCGGGGCGGCGGCTCCCCTGCTGGGTTATTCGTACGCGACGCACGGCATCTGAGCCGTTGGCAGCTGACGGTCGACGGGGCCGTGCCCGAGACGCTCACACCGGTCGCGGACGGGGACACCGCGCGCTGCGTCCTCGTCCCGCGCGGCGGGCGCAACGAGCCGCCCGCCTACACGCTCTTCCGTGAACAGGCCGTCGGCGACGGCTCGTTCGTGGAGTCGCTGCGGGTGACCAGCAACCGGCCGGTGCCGACGACGGTCCGCCTGGCGGTCACCGCGGACGCCGACTTCACCGACCAGTTCGAACTGCGCTCCGACCACCGCACATACGCCAAGATCGGCGCCGTCCGCTCCCGCCAGGTCCTGGACAGCGGCGTGGAGTTCACGTACCAGCGCGGTGAGTGGCGCTCCTGTACGACGGTGACGGCCGAGCCCGCTCCGGACGGCGTCGAGGAGACCGGCACCGGTGCCCGTCGTCTCGTCTGGACCCTGGACCTCGAACCGCACGGCACGGCGGAGCTGACGCTGCGGGTGATGGCGCGCCCGCACGGCGAGAAGCGCGCCCTGCGGGTCCCGCGCTCCCCGGCCGCCCTCAACGATCAACTCATCGCCGCCGAGGGCGAGTTCGTGGAGGGCGTGGCCTTCCCTACGGGCTGGCCCGAGCTGGCTGCGGCCTGTGCGCGGGGCCTGGCCGACCTCGCCTCGCTCCAGGTCCCGGCGACCGGGCCGGACGGCGAGGAACTGCGCGTACCGGCGGCGGGGGCTCCGTGGTTCCTGACCCTGCTGGGCCGCGACGCGCTCCTGACGTCGCTGTTCGCCCTCCCCTACCGGCCCCGGCCGGCCGCCGCCACGCTCGCCGCGCTGGCCGCGGTCCAGGCGACCGAGACCGGCACGGAGTCGGTGGCCCAGCCCGGCAAGATCGTGCACGAGGTGCGGCACGGCGAGCTGGCGCACTTCGGGCAGGTGCCGTACGGGCGGTACTACGGCTCTGTGGACGCGACCCCGCTGTTCCTGGTGCTGCTCGGCGCGTACGTCGAGCAGACCGGCGACACGGCCCTGGCCCGCCGTCTCGAACCCAACGCCCGCGCGGCGATCGGCTGGATGCTCGACCACGGCGGGCTGACCTCGCGCGGCTACCTGCTCTACCGCGCCGACCAGGGCGGCCTCGCCAACCAGAACTGGAAGGACTCCCCCGGCGCGATCTGCTCGGCCGACGGCACCCGCCCGGCCGGCCCGGTGATGGCGGCGGGAGCCCAGGGGTACGCGTACGACGCGCTGCGGCGCACGGCGTGGATCTCGCGCACGGTGTGGCAGGACGAGGTCTACGCGGCCCTCCTCGAACAGGCGGCCGGAGATCTGCGCGACCGCTTCCAGCGGGACTTCTGGATGCCGGAGCACTCCTTCCCGGCGCTCGCGCTGGACGGTAACGGCCGCCAGGTGGACGCGCTGGCGTCGGACGCCGGGCATCTGCTGTGGTCCGGGCTCCTCGACAAGGAGTACGGCAAGGTCGTCGGCCGCCGTCTGCTGGAACCGGACTTCTTCTCGGGCTGGGGCGTGCGCACACTGGCGGCCGGGCAGCCGGCGTACCACCCGCTGTCGTACCACCGGGGTTCGGTCTGGCCGCACGACAACGCGCTGATCACGCTGGGACTCGCCCGCTACGGCCTGCACGACGAGGCCCGCACGGTCGCCCACGGTCTCGTCGACGCGGCGACGGCCACGGGACACCGGCTGCCGGAGGTGCTCGCGGGATACGGCCGTGAGACGCACGGGGAGCCGGTGCCGTACCCGCACGCGTGCGTACGCGAGTCGAGGTCGGCGGCGGCTCCGCTGGCCCTGCTCACGGCGGTCGGAGGGGCGTAG
- a CDS encoding ROK family protein yields MTGRSQASAGDLLELVRSGRATTRGALQQATGLSRATVGQRLDRLFRAGWLREGAGGPVDSPLGGRPSITLEFDDAHAVVLAADLDTRHARAAVLSLAGEILAEHSGTLVLGDGPDAVLGELGRWFAELLEKAGHRADEVCGIGLGVPGPVDSGTGRVVQPPIMPGWDGYDIRGRLARAFTERTGSGRIPVLVDNDANLMAYGEQRTGHPDCSAFVLVKVSTGIGAGVVVDGSIYRGIDGGAGDIGHIRIPEGSQALCRCGSYGCLAAVASGGAVARRLAETGVPAASGSDVRDLLAAGHPEAAALAREAGRRVGEVLATVVTLLNPGVLMIAGDLAGTPFVTGVRELLYQRALPRSTAHLDVVTSRLGERAGLVGAGALVVEYLYAPERAEERLLALGV; encoded by the coding sequence ATGACGGGACGGAGTCAGGCGAGCGCCGGTGATCTGCTCGAACTCGTGCGCAGCGGCCGCGCGACGACCCGTGGCGCCCTCCAGCAGGCCACCGGCCTCTCCAGGGCCACCGTCGGACAGCGTCTCGACCGTCTCTTCCGCGCGGGCTGGCTGCGCGAGGGCGCGGGCGGCCCGGTCGACTCCCCGCTGGGCGGCCGCCCCTCCATCACCCTGGAGTTCGACGACGCCCACGCGGTGGTCCTCGCCGCCGACCTCGACACCCGGCACGCCCGCGCGGCAGTGCTCTCCCTGGCCGGCGAGATACTCGCCGAGCACAGCGGCACGCTGGTGCTCGGGGACGGCCCGGACGCCGTGCTCGGCGAGCTGGGCCGCTGGTTCGCCGAACTCCTCGAGAAGGCGGGACACCGGGCCGACGAGGTCTGCGGCATCGGCCTCGGCGTCCCCGGCCCGGTCGACAGCGGGACCGGCCGGGTCGTCCAGCCGCCGATCATGCCCGGCTGGGACGGCTACGACATAAGAGGCCGCCTGGCCCGCGCCTTCACGGAACGCACGGGGAGCGGGCGGATACCGGTCCTCGTCGACAACGACGCGAACCTCATGGCGTACGGCGAACAGCGCACCGGCCATCCCGACTGCTCGGCGTTCGTACTGGTCAAGGTGTCGACGGGAATCGGTGCCGGGGTCGTGGTCGACGGCTCCATCTACCGCGGCATCGACGGGGGTGCCGGGGACATCGGGCACATCCGGATCCCGGAGGGCTCGCAGGCGCTGTGCCGGTGCGGGTCGTACGGCTGCCTCGCCGCCGTGGCCAGCGGTGGCGCCGTGGCGCGGCGGCTGGCGGAGACCGGGGTCCCGGCGGCGTCCGGCTCGGATGTGCGGGACCTGCTCGCGGCCGGGCATCCGGAGGCGGCCGCGCTGGCCCGCGAGGCGGGGCGCCGGGTGGGGGAGGTGCTGGCGACGGTCGTGACCCTGCTCAATCCGGGCGTGCTGATGATCGCCGGAGATCTGGCGGGGACGCCCTTCGTCACCGGCGTACGGGAGCTGCTGTACCAGCGGGCGCTGCCGCGCTCCACGGCCCACCTGGACGTCGTGACGTCCCGGCTGGGGGAACGGGCCGGACTGGTGGGCGCCGGGGCGCTGGTCGTGGAGTACCTGTACGCGCCGGAACGGGCCGAGGAACGGCTGCTTGCGCTCGGCGTGTGA